In one window of Tenacibaculum mesophilum DNA:
- a CDS encoding ribonucleoside-diphosphate reductase subunit alpha → MYVVKRDGRKEPVMFDKITARVRKMCYGLNNIVDPVKVAMRVIEGLYDGVTTSELDNLAAEIAATMTTAHPDYAKLAARIAVSNLHKNTKKSFSETMTDLYEYINPRTGNKAPLLADDVYKIIMNNADKLDSTIIYSRDFNYDYFGFKTLERSYLLKLNGNIVERPQQMLMRVAIGIHKEDIDEAIATYELMSKKYFTHATPTLFNSGTPKPQMSSCFLLQMQDDSIDGIYDTLKQTAKISQSAGGIGLSIHNIRATGSYIAGTNGTSNGIVPMLRVFNDTARYVDQGGGKRKGSFAMYLEPWHADIFDFLDLKKNHGKEEMRARDLFYAMWISDLFMKRVQEDADWTLMCPHECPHLYDTYGEEFERLYTSYEAAGKGRKTIKARDLWEKILESQIETGTPYMLYKDAANRKSNQKNLGTIRSSNLCTEIMEYTAEDEVAVCNLASIAIPMFVAEDENGNKFFDHQKLFKVTKKVIRNLDTVIDRNYYPVKEAENSNFRHRPVGLGIQGLADAFIMLRLPFTSEEAKKLNQEIFETLYFAAVTSSMEVAKTKGAYSTYEGSPMSQGEFQHNMWGIKDDELSGRWDWEKLRKNVKKHGVRNSLLVAPMPTASTSQILGNNEAFEPYTSNIYTRRVLSGEFIVVNKHLLEDLVELGLWDNDMKEDIMRANGSIQHIDAIPQNLKDLYKTVWEMSMKDIIDMARHRGYFIDQSQSLNLFMQDPDYAKLTSMHFYAWKSGLKTGMYYLRTKSAVNAKQFTLNVEKKEEDKPMSTDEFKAMVEASKNAEGPDDCLMCGS, encoded by the coding sequence ATGTATGTAGTAAAAAGAGACGGCAGAAAAGAGCCTGTGATGTTCGATAAAATCACAGCAAGGGTTAGAAAAATGTGTTATGGATTAAACAATATAGTTGATCCAGTAAAAGTAGCAATGCGTGTTATTGAAGGACTGTATGATGGGGTAACTACTTCTGAATTAGATAACTTAGCAGCAGAAATTGCTGCGACAATGACAACTGCTCATCCTGATTATGCGAAATTAGCAGCGAGAATTGCCGTATCTAACTTACATAAGAATACCAAAAAATCGTTTTCGGAAACAATGACCGATTTGTACGAATATATCAATCCACGTACAGGAAATAAAGCTCCTTTACTAGCAGATGATGTGTACAAAATTATCATGAATAATGCCGATAAATTAGATTCAACAATTATCTACAGTCGTGATTTTAATTACGATTATTTTGGTTTTAAAACATTAGAACGTTCTTATTTATTAAAGTTAAACGGAAACATTGTTGAACGTCCACAACAAATGTTAATGCGTGTTGCGATAGGTATTCACAAAGAAGATATTGACGAGGCAATTGCTACATACGAATTGATGAGTAAAAAATATTTTACGCATGCAACACCAACATTATTTAACTCAGGTACGCCAAAACCACAAATGTCATCTTGTTTCTTGCTACAAATGCAAGACGATAGTATTGATGGAATTTATGATACTTTAAAACAGACAGCTAAAATTTCACAATCTGCAGGAGGTATAGGTTTATCTATTCACAATATCCGTGCTACGGGAAGTTATATTGCAGGTACTAACGGAACATCAAATGGTATTGTACCAATGTTACGTGTATTTAACGATACAGCACGTTATGTAGATCAAGGAGGAGGAAAACGTAAAGGTTCTTTTGCAATGTATTTAGAGCCTTGGCATGCAGATATTTTTGACTTTTTAGACCTGAAGAAAAACCACGGTAAAGAAGAAATGCGTGCGCGTGATTTATTCTATGCAATGTGGATTTCAGACTTATTCATGAAGCGTGTGCAAGAAGATGCTGACTGGACGTTAATGTGTCCACATGAGTGCCCTCATTTATACGATACGTATGGTGAAGAGTTTGAGCGTTTGTATACAAGTTATGAAGCTGCTGGGAAAGGAAGAAAAACTATTAAAGCACGTGATTTATGGGAGAAAATCTTAGAATCACAAATAGAAACAGGTACTCCGTACATGTTGTATAAAGATGCAGCAAACCGTAAGTCAAATCAAAAGAATTTAGGAACGATTCGTTCTTCAAATTTATGTACTGAGATTATGGAGTATACTGCAGAAGATGAAGTAGCAGTATGTAACTTAGCATCAATAGCAATACCAATGTTTGTTGCAGAAGATGAAAACGGAAATAAGTTCTTCGATCATCAAAAGTTATTTAAAGTAACGAAAAAAGTAATCCGTAATTTAGATACAGTAATTGATCGTAACTATTATCCTGTAAAAGAAGCAGAAAACTCTAATTTCCGTCACCGTCCAGTAGGATTAGGAATTCAAGGGTTAGCTGATGCTTTTATTATGTTACGTTTACCGTTTACTTCAGAAGAAGCGAAAAAGCTTAACCAAGAAATTTTTGAGACATTATATTTTGCAGCTGTAACCTCATCAATGGAAGTTGCTAAAACAAAAGGGGCCTATTCAACTTATGAAGGTTCCCCAATGTCACAAGGAGAATTCCAGCACAATATGTGGGGAATCAAAGACGATGAGTTGAGCGGTCGTTGGGATTGGGAAAAACTACGAAAAAACGTAAAAAAACATGGAGTTCGTAACTCATTATTAGTAGCGCCAATGCCTACAGCATCTACCTCTCAAATATTAGGAAACAATGAAGCTTTTGAACCATATACTTCTAATATCTACACACGTAGAGTATTATCAGGAGAGTTTATCGTAGTAAATAAACATTTATTAGAAGATTTAGTAGAGTTAGGTTTATGGGATAATGATATGAAGGAAGATATTATGCGTGCCAACGGATCAATTCAACATATTGATGCTATTCCACAAAACTTAAAAGATTTATACAAAACCGTTTGGGAAATGAGTATGAAAGATATTATCGATATGGCACGTCATAGAGGATACTTTATCGATCAATCTCAATCGTTAAACTTATTTATGCAAGATCCTGATTATGCGAAGTTAACCTCAATGCACTTCTACGCATGGAAATCTGGATTAAAAACAGGAATGTACTATTTACGTACAAAATCTGCAGTAAATGCGAAGCAATTCACGTTAAATGTAGAAAAGAAGGAAGAAGACAAGCCAATGAGTACAGATGAATTCAAAGCGATGGTTGAAGCTTCTAAAAATGCAGAAGGACCAGACGATTGTTTAATGTGTGGATCTTAA
- a CDS encoding deoxyguanosinetriphosphate triphosphohydrolase, translated as MNWEQLLSLKRFGDTQKRERAKQDETRLGFEVDFDRIIFSSAFRSLQDKTQVIPLSKTDFVHTRLTHSLEVSVVGRTLGRRVGKELLERHPKLKELGYTFNDFGAIVAAASVMHDIGNPPFGHSGEKAIGEYFKTGKGLQYKDQLTDLEYQDLIDFEGNANGFKILTENREGIQGGLRLSYATLGAFLKYPKESLPKKPTKHIVDKKYGFFQSEKDAFLDVVQDLGLLKKESEGVSYYRHPLAYLVEAADDICYTIIDFEDGINLGLIEEDYALEYMIKLVKDTIDSKKYHSLQHTKDRVSYLRALAIGVLINEAVAIFLDNEKAILNGTFDKGLLDKCKYEAQINDIIKLSVDKIYRSKEVVEKEVAGYKIIADLLDVFVTALNNKFDDKQSNYDKLVLNLIPQEYQQDKESLYDRIMQISSYVAGLSDGYAIRLHRKIMGNIS; from the coding sequence ATGAACTGGGAACAACTCCTATCTTTAAAGCGTTTTGGTGATACCCAAAAACGTGAACGTGCAAAACAAGATGAAACTCGTTTAGGTTTTGAGGTAGATTTTGATAGAATTATATTTTCATCGGCTTTTCGTAGTTTGCAAGATAAAACACAAGTAATTCCATTATCAAAAACCGATTTTGTTCATACACGTTTAACGCATAGTTTAGAAGTATCAGTTGTAGGGCGCACGTTGGGACGAAGAGTAGGTAAAGAATTACTAGAGCGCCACCCAAAATTAAAAGAACTAGGATACACTTTTAATGATTTTGGAGCTATTGTAGCTGCGGCATCAGTAATGCACGATATTGGGAATCCACCATTCGGACATTCAGGAGAGAAAGCCATTGGAGAGTATTTTAAAACAGGAAAAGGACTTCAGTATAAAGACCAATTAACCGATTTAGAATATCAAGATTTAATAGATTTTGAAGGAAATGCTAATGGGTTTAAAATTCTTACAGAAAATAGAGAAGGAATTCAAGGAGGGTTACGTTTATCATATGCAACGCTAGGAGCTTTTTTAAAGTATCCTAAAGAGAGTTTACCGAAGAAGCCTACTAAGCATATAGTAGATAAGAAATATGGCTTTTTTCAATCAGAAAAAGATGCTTTTTTAGATGTTGTGCAAGATTTAGGATTATTGAAAAAAGAATCTGAAGGTGTTTCTTATTATCGTCACCCATTAGCATACTTAGTTGAAGCAGCTGATGATATTTGTTATACAATTATCGATTTTGAAGATGGAATCAATCTAGGTTTAATTGAAGAAGATTATGCCTTAGAATATATGATTAAGTTGGTAAAAGATACGATTGATAGTAAAAAATACCATTCATTACAGCATACTAAAGATCGTGTAAGTTATTTACGTGCCTTAGCCATAGGAGTATTAATTAATGAAGCAGTAGCCATCTTTTTAGATAATGAAAAAGCTATTTTAAATGGAACCTTTGATAAAGGGTTATTAGATAAATGTAAATATGAAGCTCAGATTAATGATATTATTAAATTAAGTGTTGATAAAATTTACAGAAGTAAAGAGGTTGTTGAAAAAGAAGTTGCAGGATATAAAATCATAGCAGATCTTCTAGATGTTTTTGTAACTGCTTTAAATAATAAATTTGATGATAAACAATCTAATTATGATAAGTTAGTACTTAATCTAATTCCACAGGAATATCAACAAGATAAAGAAAGCTTATATGATAGAATTATGCAAATTTCAAGCTATGTTGCAGGTTTATCTGATGGATATGCTATTCGTTTACATAGAAAAATAATGGGAAATATTAGTTAA
- a CDS encoding DUF3109 family protein gives MFQLGKTIVSEDLIEKEFVCNLSACKGACCIDGDAGAPLEKEETIILEEIYPKIKPFLRKEGIEAIEKQGTWITSDFGELETPLINDADCAYVIFDDKGTALCAIEEAYNQGIVDWKKPVSCHLYPVRVKDYSEFAAVNYHKWEICDDACSLGKELQVPVYKFVKQALIRKFGQNWYDELEKTAEKYLKK, from the coding sequence ATGTTTCAATTAGGAAAAACCATCGTTTCAGAAGACCTTATAGAAAAAGAGTTTGTTTGTAACTTATCTGCATGTAAAGGGGCTTGTTGTATAGATGGCGATGCGGGAGCACCCCTTGAAAAAGAGGAAACAATAATTTTAGAAGAAATATACCCAAAAATTAAACCTTTTTTACGAAAAGAAGGAATTGAAGCTATTGAAAAACAAGGTACTTGGATTACTAGTGATTTTGGTGAACTGGAAACTCCTTTAATTAATGATGCCGATTGTGCTTATGTTATTTTTGATGATAAAGGCACTGCCTTATGTGCAATTGAAGAAGCATATAACCAAGGTATTGTAGATTGGAAAAAACCCGTTTCTTGCCATTTGTATCCTGTTCGTGTAAAGGATTATAGTGAATTTGCTGCCGTAAACTACCACAAATGGGAAATTTGCGACGATGCTTGTTCTTTAGGTAAAGAATTACAAGTTCCTGTATACAAATTTGTAAAACAAGCTTTAATTAGAAAGTTCGGCCAAAACTGGTATGATGAACTTGAAAAAACAGCAGAAAAATATTTAAAAAAATAA
- a CDS encoding MarC family protein, whose product MDFNFKEIFTAFMVLFAVIDIVGNIPIIIDLRKKVGHIQSEKASVIAGFIMILFLFLGQRLLNLIGIDVHSFAVAGAFILFFLALEMILGITLYKEDDEEALSATVFPLAFPLIAGPGSLTTLLSLRAEFNLENIIVAVLLNVIVIYIVLKTSRKIEKVIGPNGIKIIRKIFGVILLAIAVKLFAANFKMLVA is encoded by the coding sequence ATGGACTTTAACTTCAAAGAAATCTTCACAGCCTTTATGGTATTATTTGCGGTAATTGATATTGTTGGAAACATTCCTATCATTATTGATTTACGTAAAAAAGTAGGACACATTCAATCAGAAAAAGCTTCTGTAATAGCAGGATTTATTATGATTCTGTTTTTATTCTTAGGACAGAGACTATTAAATTTAATAGGTATAGATGTACACTCATTTGCGGTAGCAGGTGCTTTTATCTTGTTTTTCCTAGCATTAGAAATGATATTAGGAATTACTCTTTACAAAGAAGATGATGAGGAAGCATTAAGTGCAACTGTTTTTCCTTTAGCTTTCCCATTAATAGCAGGTCCTGGTAGCTTAACAACACTACTTTCATTACGTGCAGAGTTTAACCTTGAAAATATTATTGTAGCCGTTTTATTAAATGTAATTGTAATTTATATTGTGTTAAAAACGTCCAGAAAAATTGAAAAAGTAATTGGACCAAACGGAATAAAAATTATAAGAAAAATATTTGGTGTAATCTTGTTAGCTATTGCAGTTAAATTATTTGCGGCTAACTTTAAAATGTTAGTAGCTTAA
- a CDS encoding FAD-dependent oxidoreductase, translated as MVFDVLIVGGGVSGMQCALVLGSALTKEYAKGKTVGIIMHQRSSHLQDALFNNVLGLAPETLGKDILESGRNQLKNLYPEVSQIENEKVIAVLDDKNGYKIITNKNEYYSKTVVIALNYSKPFEIAGLEQYVERHIRANAMKDRIQLRNFNHLIKEGLYVCGTLAGWRSQFAIAAGSGASVATDILTVWNDNVPTKVHDKHKKD; from the coding sequence ATGGTTTTTGATGTACTTATTGTTGGAGGAGGAGTATCAGGTATGCAATGCGCTTTAGTTTTAGGTTCTGCACTTACTAAAGAATATGCAAAAGGAAAAACAGTTGGAATTATAATGCATCAGCGTTCTTCTCACCTACAAGATGCTCTCTTTAATAATGTTCTAGGCTTAGCTCCAGAAACTTTAGGAAAAGATATTCTAGAAAGCGGTAGAAATCAGTTAAAAAATTTATATCCAGAAGTATCTCAAATTGAAAATGAAAAAGTGATAGCTGTTTTGGATGATAAAAATGGATATAAGATAATCACTAATAAAAATGAATATTACAGTAAAACAGTTGTTATAGCCCTAAACTATTCAAAACCTTTTGAAATAGCTGGTTTAGAACAATATGTAGAGCGTCATATTAGAGCAAATGCTATGAAAGATAGAATTCAGTTACGTAATTTCAACCACTTAATAAAAGAAGGGTTATATGTTTGTGGAACCTTAGCTGGGTGGAGAAGTCAGTTTGCAATTGCAGCAGGAAGTGGAGCAAGTGTAGCGACAGATATTTTAACAGTATGGAATGATAATGTACCTACCAAAGTACATGATAAACATAAAAAAGACTAA
- a CDS encoding endonuclease translates to MKKIIGIITILMLFINCGGSDSDVVPTEDKVVAVDDSFEAEENKENVLASFLENDTYTSGNVKVTFETSSARNGTIVKSNNAFIYTPAQDFVGTDSFKYTICSTITPSNCSTATVIININASANGNPGSFNIPSELSEYYKDVDFTLTGSSLKDILATEIINSHTTFLDYTPDVWNVLKQSDLDPNDNSKVVLIYGHDDTDGNYVTDRTRSKDANGGNTGDWNREHVYPKSLGNPNLGTSGPGADAHHLRPSDVTFNSQRGNKLFAAGTGNAGDVSGNWYPGNEWKGDVARMMMYMYLRYGDRCLPKNVAVGSVTASDSNMVTLLLQWNAEDPVSDFEKQRNNVIANAQGNRNPFIDNPYLATVIWNGDAAENTWE, encoded by the coding sequence ATGAAGAAAATAATAGGAATAATAACAATTTTAATGTTGTTTATTAATTGTGGAGGAAGTGATAGTGATGTTGTACCAACAGAAGATAAAGTAGTAGCTGTTGATGATTCCTTTGAAGCTGAAGAAAATAAAGAGAATGTATTAGCTAGTTTTTTAGAGAATGATACTTATACTTCAGGAAATGTAAAAGTAACGTTTGAGACTAGTTCTGCAAGAAATGGAACTATAGTTAAGAGCAATAATGCTTTTATATACACGCCAGCACAAGATTTTGTAGGTACAGATTCTTTTAAGTATACTATTTGCAGTACAATTACGCCAAGTAATTGTTCTACTGCAACGGTAATCATTAATATAAATGCTTCAGCCAATGGTAATCCAGGAAGTTTTAATATCCCTTCTGAATTATCAGAATATTATAAAGATGTAGACTTTACCTTAACAGGAAGTTCTTTAAAAGATATTTTAGCTACTGAAATTATTAATAGTCATACTACCTTCTTAGATTATACGCCAGATGTTTGGAATGTATTAAAACAATCAGATTTAGACCCTAACGATAATAGCAAAGTAGTTTTAATTTATGGTCATGACGATACAGATGGTAATTATGTAACAGATAGAACTCGTAGTAAAGATGCCAATGGAGGAAATACAGGAGATTGGAATAGAGAGCATGTATACCCTAAGTCATTAGGAAATCCAAATTTAGGAACTTCAGGTCCAGGGGCAGATGCGCATCATTTAAGGCCTTCAGATGTAACTTTTAATTCTCAAAGAGGGAATAAATTATTTGCTGCAGGTACAGGGAATGCCGGAGACGTTTCAGGGAACTGGTACCCTGGTAATGAATGGAAAGGAGATGTCGCTCGTATGATGATGTATATGTACTTGCGATATGGAGATAGATGTTTACCAAAGAATGTAGCTGTCGGTTCTGTTACAGCTTCTGATAGCAATATGGTTACTTTATTGTTACAATGGAATGCTGAAGATCCTGTGTCTGATTTTGAAAAACAACGTAACAACGTAATTGCTAACGCGCAAGGAAATAGAAATCCGTTTATTGATAATCCGTATTTAGCTACGGTTATTTGGAATGGTGATGCAGCTGAAAATACTTGGGAGTAG
- a CDS encoding LytR/AlgR family response regulator transcription factor, with amino-acid sequence MKCIIIEDELPAQAILKKYIGKIPDTEIVHAFQTAIEANEFLKDNTVDVIFLDINLPDISGLDFIKTVKNPPKIVITTAYPDYAVSSFELETIVDYLVKPFSFDRFLKAISKVESQLLKSKTSEKEATYLNIDKIIHKVYLADILYLESDRNYVHFITSSKKLTIIDSLKNWKETLNSNKFVQIHKSYIVNLEKIEKYTGTFLYIENIKIPIGRTYKNNLLTLLKIKNQ; translated from the coding sequence ATGAAATGTATAATTATTGAAGATGAGTTGCCTGCGCAAGCTATTTTGAAAAAGTATATCGGTAAAATTCCAGATACTGAAATTGTACATGCTTTTCAAACAGCAATAGAAGCTAATGAGTTTTTAAAAGATAATACTGTTGATGTTATTTTTCTAGATATTAATTTACCTGATATTTCTGGATTAGACTTTATAAAAACAGTTAAAAACCCTCCTAAAATAGTTATTACGACGGCTTACCCTGATTATGCAGTGAGTAGTTTTGAGTTAGAAACAATTGTTGATTATTTGGTAAAACCCTTTTCTTTTGATCGCTTTTTAAAAGCAATTAGTAAAGTAGAAAGTCAATTATTAAAATCAAAAACTTCAGAAAAAGAAGCTACTTATTTGAATATAGATAAAATTATACATAAAGTATATCTAGCCGATATTTTATACTTAGAATCTGATCGAAACTATGTGCATTTTATCACCTCATCAAAAAAATTGACGATTATAGATTCATTAAAAAACTGGAAGGAAACTCTAAATTCAAACAAATTTGTACAAATACACAAATCATATATTGTAAATTTAGAAAAGATTGAAAAATATACAGGAACTTTTCTTTATATAGAAAACATCAAAATTCCTATTGGTAGAACTTATAAAAATAACCTATTGACTCTTTTAAAAATTAAGAATCAATAG
- a CDS encoding sensor histidine kinase: MNLLKKHSAEILIHLLFWALFIFISLFVFTQYYWAENPFLQYFFILIIIVYTNNQLLLPLFVKKKWYVLYGIAFVLISVLATQLYCNVFARCGCSIMKCLSDYLWQTLVPLLFFSFIWMLFKFLDGQEKLAQTTQERTEMELKFLKSQINPHVLLNNLNTIYAYSIDKPNQTPDLILKLSENLKHVLYETNSEKVSLEKELLFIQNYIDFQKIRTEGVKEINYHYKTDSNQYQIAPLLLITIIENAFKHSIAHSKIGISINVTNYQLHLISSNQFNINTNKNTKAIGLENLKKRLLLIYPDNHSLYIHQKGDVFTVELKIDQL; the protein is encoded by the coding sequence ATGAACCTTTTAAAAAAACATAGCGCTGAAATTTTAATCCACTTACTTTTTTGGGCTTTATTTATCTTTATCTCACTTTTTGTATTTACCCAATATTATTGGGCAGAAAACCCTTTTTTACAGTACTTTTTTATTCTTATCATTATCGTATATACTAACAATCAACTATTGTTACCGCTATTCGTTAAAAAGAAATGGTATGTGTTATACGGAATTGCTTTTGTTCTTATTTCTGTTTTAGCAACTCAACTATACTGTAATGTTTTTGCACGTTGTGGATGTTCCATTATGAAGTGCTTAAGCGATTATTTATGGCAAACTCTAGTCCCTCTATTATTTTTCTCTTTTATATGGATGTTGTTTAAGTTTTTAGACGGACAAGAAAAATTAGCACAAACAACCCAAGAACGAACAGAAATGGAGTTGAAGTTTTTAAAATCACAAATAAATCCGCATGTGCTCTTAAATAATTTAAACACGATTTACGCGTATTCTATTGACAAACCTAATCAAACCCCCGATTTAATCTTAAAACTCTCAGAAAACCTTAAACATGTCTTATATGAGACAAATTCAGAAAAGGTTTCTCTTGAAAAAGAACTGCTTTTCATACAAAACTATATTGATTTTCAAAAAATTCGAACTGAAGGAGTGAAAGAAATTAATTATCATTATAAAACCGATAGTAATCAATACCAAATTGCTCCACTCCTTTTAATTACCATTATTGAAAATGCTTTTAAACATAGTATTGCTCATAGTAAGATTGGTATTTCTATCAACGTTACTAACTATCAATTACATTTAATAAGTAGTAATCAATTCAATATAAACACAAATAAAAATACCAAAGCCATTGGCTTAGAAAACTTAAAAAAGAGATTGCTGTTAATTTATCCAGATAACCATTCTCTTTACATTCATCAAAAAGGAGATGTTTTTACTGTAGAACTGAAAATAGATCAATTATGA
- a CDS encoding DUF1573 domain-containing protein — protein sequence MRNTVLCVIVGLMAIMANAQEFQFETASIDYGKIKQGADGVRVFEFINIGTEPLIIKDIKSTCGCTVPKKPEKPIMPGEKGQIEVSYDTRRVGGFSKAITIISNAKASRKMLKIKGHVEKEKEKDRV from the coding sequence ATGAGAAATACTGTATTATGTGTAATTGTAGGATTAATGGCAATTATGGCAAACGCTCAAGAGTTTCAATTTGAAACAGCATCAATCGATTACGGAAAAATTAAACAAGGCGCTGATGGGGTTCGTGTGTTTGAGTTTATAAATATTGGTACTGAACCGTTGATTATAAAAGATATTAAATCCACTTGTGGGTGTACAGTTCCTAAAAAACCAGAAAAACCAATTATGCCAGGTGAAAAAGGGCAAATAGAAGTATCATATGATACAAGAAGAGTAGGAGGGTTTTCAAAAGCCATTACGATTATATCGAATGCTAAAGCATCTAGAAAAATGTTAAAAATAAAAGGGCATGTTGAAAAAGAGAAAGAAAAAGATAGAGTTTAA
- a CDS encoding glycerol-3-phosphate dehydrogenase/oxidase, translating to MNNFSSFNRKNIQQELQTTEFDILVIGGGITGAGIALDAASRGMKVALIEKNDFASGTSSKSTKLIHGGLRYLKQFDFWLVKEVGTERAIVHKLAPHLVIPEKMILPLIDGGTYGSWLTSIGLKVYDVLASVEGDDKRKMLDKKEALEKEPLLPKSILNGAGFYAEYRTDDARLTIEVLKTASQYDAQILNYTRADEFIYENKRVVGAKVTDAFTEESYDIRAKYVVNAAGPWVDELRQINNSKIGKRLHLTKGVHLVVPHEKLPVKQSVYFDIPDGRMMFAIPRGKVTYFGTTDTNYQEDKDTVETSMVDALYLIEAVNNMFPDIQLTIDDIQSSWAGLRPLIHEEGKSASELSRKDEIFVSDTKLISIAGGKLTGYRKMAERIVDIVAKKMKRRFEVEFDPIQTEEIVLSGGPFQNYKSVKLYINQIYKQLKLHGFTEKDASYLVYNYGKQTELILDKFDELNEENIQERLLKAEIWFVIKHEMTCTPTDFFMRRTGRLFFDKPSVDLYKNFVIQEFTSRFNWDENTTLKHQQELDKKIALTLKFN from the coding sequence ATGAATAATTTCTCTTCTTTCAATAGAAAAAACATTCAACAAGAATTACAAACTACCGAATTTGATATTCTAGTAATTGGTGGTGGTATTACTGGTGCTGGTATTGCTTTAGATGCTGCCTCACGTGGAATGAAAGTCGCTTTAATAGAAAAAAATGACTTTGCTTCGGGAACCTCTAGTAAATCTACCAAACTAATTCATGGAGGTTTACGCTACTTAAAACAATTTGATTTTTGGTTGGTAAAAGAAGTGGGTACTGAGCGTGCTATTGTTCATAAACTAGCGCCACATTTGGTAATTCCTGAAAAAATGATTTTACCATTAATTGATGGCGGAACTTACGGTTCATGGCTAACATCTATCGGATTAAAAGTATACGATGTGTTAGCTTCTGTTGAAGGAGATGATAAACGTAAAATGCTTGATAAAAAAGAAGCGTTAGAAAAAGAACCTTTATTACCTAAAAGTATTTTAAATGGCGCTGGTTTTTATGCAGAATATCGTACTGATGATGCTCGTTTAACTATAGAAGTTTTAAAAACAGCAAGTCAATACGACGCACAAATATTAAACTACACGCGTGCAGACGAATTTATTTACGAAAATAAGCGTGTGGTAGGTGCTAAAGTAACGGATGCTTTTACTGAAGAAAGTTATGATATTAGAGCTAAATATGTAGTAAACGCAGCTGGACCATGGGTAGATGAATTACGCCAAATTAACAATTCTAAAATTGGAAAACGTTTGCATTTAACCAAAGGAGTTCACTTAGTTGTTCCGCATGAAAAGTTGCCTGTAAAACAATCTGTGTATTTCGATATTCCAGACGGTCGTATGATGTTTGCTATTCCTCGTGGAAAAGTAACCTATTTTGGAACTACCGATACCAATTATCAAGAAGATAAAGACACCGTTGAAACCTCAATGGTGGATGCTTTGTATTTAATTGAAGCAGTAAATAACATGTTTCCTGATATTCAATTAACCATAGATGATATTCAATCATCATGGGCAGGATTACGCCCGTTAATTCACGAAGAAGGAAAATCGGCTTCAGAATTATCTAGAAAAGATGAAATTTTTGTTTCTGATACCAAGTTAATTTCAATTGCTGGAGGAAAATTAACAGGTTATAGAAAAATGGCAGAACGGATTGTGGATATTGTTGCGAAAAAAATGAAACGTCGTTTTGAAGTTGAATTTGATCCAATTCAAACTGAAGAAATTGTTTTATCAGGAGGGCCTTTTCAAAATTATAAATCAGTAAAACTATACATTAATCAAATTTATAAACAACTAAAATTACATGGTTTTACTGAAAAAGATGCCAGTTATTTAGTATATAACTATGGTAAACAAACCGAACTTATTTTAGATAAGTTTGATGAGCTTAATGAAGAAAATATACAAGAGCGCTTATTAAAAGCTGAAATATGGTTTGTAATAAAGCATGAAATGACCTGTACTCCTACCGACTTCTTTATGAGAAGAACTGGTCGTTTATTTTTTGATAAACCTAGTGTTGATCTTTATAAAAACTTTGTTATTCAAGAATTTACAAGCCGCTTTAATTGGGATGAAAATACAACTTTAAAACATCAACAAGAATTGGATAAAAAAATAGCTTTAACCTTAAAATTTAACTAG